Within Scleropages formosus chromosome 24, fSclFor1.1, whole genome shotgun sequence, the genomic segment AAATAAGGTGCTGCCCCTCCAATAATGAAAGAACTGTAATTCACTTGAGGGTGGTGATCTTCGAAATACAGATACAAGGCAGagtaaaccctggatgggataccagtccaccatTCACCTATTTGCTCACAGATGCACACAAGAGCATTTTAGAACTACCAATTCAtttctttggactatgggaaggaACCAGAGAGCCTGGAGGTAAGAGGGCATGCAAACcagacacagactgagctgaatttcaACCCAAAACCATACCATACAGTCCaagagctatgaggcaccagcactacctgtgCCATCGTGCCCCACAACAGAAATATAAAACGGACACATGTTCTATTTGACCTAAATAGCTAGTCTTTGCCATTTTGAAGATTTTCACATAACCCTCATCACTTCACACTTGGAAGGCTCATGCTGATTCATTTGTTGCTTTGTATATAAAAGTAAACTGATACATCTAAAATTTTAGCTTTGACATCACAATGAGCCAAAAAACTTCCATCATGTTATAAATCATAGAAAGGTCATTAATTCAAGGTCTCAAAAAAGCAGGGTCATAATTCAAAGCAAGTACAATTAAATCCTCACAGTAAAGGTACTTTTCTGAAGGTCGCAGTTAACAAATGAGAGGCTGTGCAAGCAATCTGTTGCCATGTAACAGACTGTCAATGAAAATAACAGAGTGCTTGAAGACCACTTCGGTTAAACAGACaagcaataaaatatgaatCAACTGCATTTACACTAAAATTAGATACACTGTCACTATATAAAGCAGATGTATAATGATTCTCTCTCTGCCATGGCTAagatttataataattttattctaTCCTGGCTGAGTCTTACCCTTTAATGCAAAACTTAGAGGAAGTCTATGTCCCAAGTGGGTTTTAACGGATGTGCCTTGCCACATAACAAATATAGGATCTGGAGACTTTCAACACAAAATGAAACCTGAACTGTTTCCTGTGCTAGATGTCAATTTTACCTTCAGGTTTCCATAAACAACAAGaatgtttatacacatttaaacacagacGTGATGCACACAAATGACtcaaaaagtacagtaattttcatttaacatgTTAATACAATTGCATCATCTCCTGCACTCTTGCTTTTGACTAATCTGCATAGTGAATGTGACAATAGGGCAGCAGAGCAGTTAAGTAtatgtatggattttttttaaatgaaggatGTGATTCTAGTCCCAGGAGTGCCCTGTCACTGTAAACATTAGCAGGACCTTCATCTGAATTCAGTGTCCAGCTGCACAGATTAAGTTGAACACTGTCTTAAgcttttaagttgctttggatataAATATCTGTCAAGCTGCTAAATATCAACTTTTTGAAACCTGAACCTATAACGGGGACTTTTTTGGAACCCGAAACTGTTAAGCCGACTTACTTTCCTTTAATAGCTAGCAGCATGACACTTAAACTGGACTGTGCCTACAAAACTGACAGTTTAAAAGGCTTTAAAGAAATCTACCAATGCTTGggaaaggagggaggagggaaaaagaaagaaagaaaaaaaaaacaacatattgaTTACAAATCCAGATGCAAGAATAGCAAATGAGTACAAAAATAACACTGCTGTATGCTGCATACAACAGTAATGCTACAAATAGTACCACTACCTTTTTCTACTGCCATTGCTACTACTGCTACCaccaacaaaaataacaataagaaagatAATAACAGCTGGGGCATGACACGTCTACTCACCCGAGGTGGGCCAATGATCATCCCCCTCCAGCGGGTGAGGGTCATGTCCTCATCGTCCTCCAAACCCCAGCTCACTGTCCCATCTCCCACGCCCTTCTGCCCTTCCTCTAGCTCTTCAAGCAGACGGAAGTTACGGGGAACCTTCACGCCtggacatacagacacacaaaattGATGCACGTGTGAGACACTgtgaaacaaacttttttcttttttttttttaaagaaacaaactagagAACAAACACTTACACCCAGGCATCCCTAAACCTTCATGAAAGGTCGAGCTTCTGGAAAAATCAGCTCACTTCCGGTAAACTCAGTCAATTCAAAGCACAGTTTTATGTATAAGTCCACATTACATGCCTTTCTACAAACAATGTAGTGATCAAAAAAGACAATATATGCTAGGCATTTACGCTAGAGCTCAAAGTACATAATAAAGAGGCTACATTTGATCAGATATTAAgctgaacacatttttacaaactaCTTAAGTCCATGACAGGAAACATTTCCTTTTAGCTAGGTTTTTCACAGCATTAAGCTTCTGTGACACTCTCTGCTACCAGTAACCATTTATTTAACACTAACCAAACCGATAACCATGACTAATGACCAGATATGAAACCAGTATTATAGAAACCAAAATTAAATAGTACCGGCGAAGCACATCCCCTACCACTAAAGATGaacgttttaattttttatgaatCTAGGCAGGCCAATACGTGTTTACTACTGCATAATGGGTATCACACATCAACCCCAAAAACTAGGATAAAGTAGAAACTACAGAAAATAGGCTAGGTTTAAATGTTAAGGAGTAGTCATACAGATGTCATCTCTGCCACACTAATACCATTTAACTACTAGTATTCCCCCAAGTCTACGTAGGaagttaaattataaataaggccagaaaagtgcaaaaatgacGACTGCACTGTTGTATATTCAGAGAACTCTTAAAAATAAGACGATGTCACGGAGATTTATGGACAACATGAACATCTCCGACGCCGGACGGAGGTTTCAGCAGCATTGCATGCTCCATGACGAtgcaacacacactgatacCTAATATCCGACATAAATCACTCATATTTACTTATTATATCACGTATTAGCGCTACAGCCACACATTTGCGTCGGTATTATAAGCCGCTTTTATTACTAAGTTGTTCTGAAAATAGTTTCTGCCTATTGTTTCTCCTCAGCTCACCGCCCGGCGCGGTTGTAGTTTTTAGAGACAGACACAGGAAAACATTGGCTATTTTACAATACTGACGCAGAAACAACGTACCATATTTTGATGTCGTTACTGTTCGGTACGAGCTGTCTTAAATTTGCTCGtgttgttattaaaaatgtttcttagtGAAAAGACACTGCTTGTTGATACAGAGCTCACCTGATCCGGCGCCTGCCGCCATCTTGTCGCTGTGCAGCGGGGGCGCGCACGCAGTCGTACGCTGCATTTGGACGCGACGCGACTCGACGCGCACCGGGCGGACTTTTCGTGCCGCGTGGACGTCGAGCGCGCCGTGGCACGCGCCGTGGCACGCGCCGTGGCAGGGAGCCAGAGGAGGAGCGCGCTCTGGTCTGCGGGGACATGCTGCTCTTCACACGTACAGCGGCTGTAGGACTTTCACACACGTTTTAATTTGAGACATTGTGCTGCTGCAacttgcaaggcacctcaatgAAGGTGCGAACAAAAGTAAAGCAGCCAAAATGTTGCCATTGTATGAATAGACACcataaataagttaaaaaaaaaccatgcacggttaataaaatatataacccTAAAGTTAAAATGGAGAAGTTGGAGGAAGTGATGACTCAGGTCGAGAACAGTGCAGCTGTGAAAACCTTTCGTTAACCCTCAGTTCACACTCGTAGTAACATGAAATAAAAGGGAATGACAGCGCGTTGCCTTTAATTGAATGCTGCTATCAATTGGAATGATGTGTCCACAGTGTCATTGACACGATTCCATCCATGATCCCACTTTCCTTAAAGACAAGAATGCAGTTAGAGCTGCGACGATGAACAGAGTCACACATCGAGTGCAGTTTGGGGCACATCTCTCTGGAACATATAGGGAGCAATCCGTAGGACCAGGGGGAGGATGCGAACCCCACACGGAGTGGGGTTGGATTCGTACCAACAAGCCAATTAACAGGAGTCAGGTAGAAACAATGCAATCCTACACCGAGTGTGTGAAACGTGAACCAACAACCTAATCTACGGAGACGGGATGCAAACCACTCGAACcatgtgggattcgaaccgacaACCTTGAAGCTGTAACGTCACCTATGAGCGCTTCAGATTTCAGCACAAATTTAGAGCAATGAATGAACAGAAGGCGAGCACTGCGACTTGGAAGAAACTAAGAATGCAAACACATCTCTCAATTTGTCCCTTCGCgcattttaaagatttttccGGCAGATAGAGGTGCTTTTGCTTTTAGTTTTCAGACCGTATGTACCAGTGTAAAGTGAGTGTTTCCTTATTTGGATTTTATATTTAGACACATCTTGCGCTatgtttctgatgtttttttttaaggctaCATGAAGAGCAGGAATTCTTCGCAAGCAGAATTCTGATATGAAAAACTTTGCAAGACTTACAATAAAGTTGTAAATATTCTGTTATTCATAGAGCCCAgataatgttttatatttatcacCATCGTTTCcaaaatacagttaaatatttaagtatgaCATTTATGCAGCCTTTAGAAACTTTAactttataaattttaaaacaagtttctATTCTTCAAGCAGGTTTAGTTTGTGTGGGGCACAGCGTGTTTGCCAAGTTGCACTAGTTTACCACGTAAAAATACTAAAGTTAGAATTATTAAAATGCTAAGATATAATCATTCGTCTCCAAGGGATTGTGCAACAAAAATAAGACTTTAGGTTATTTATACGTTACCATTTGTGTCCGCCAGATGTCAgtaaaaatgcttaaaatgaaaaacaacacgACCTAGTTTTTTTACACAGTATATGACAGTAAATTGCGGAATTGTGTGTTAAATTATGATACAGTTCGGTGTTCGACGCTGAGCTATAAAAGTATTACATGTGCAACAacataaaacagtgtaaaaacttaaaaatgacacagaacTTTTATAGCAgagcttttaaaataatatgaagtCCACCTTTGACCAACCACATTCattaacggaaaaaaaaaagttttttagcAGTaggcttttaaaaatgatatttcGCGTAGGTCTATAAACCGCATCGCAAGATGTGTATCATAGATCAAATACAGATATAATTGTATAATCTTTGCATGATTCGGGAGGGCAGCTCGAGTCGAAAAAGGCACCTTCGCGCACACACTCAATGAAACGAAGGTAATTTATTAAACGAAGGGCTTTTGGTTGATTTGCAGACCAACTGACAGGACACGTCACAGCACAGGCAGGGGCAGCAGAAAACGCCGCCCTCTGTTCGGTGTTATATAAACGCAGCCGTCAATGTGCCGAGTTGACAGCGAAATACTCCCGGAGCGCGACGCGACGCGACGGACAAGCAAAAGCCACTTTTCACGTGTTTCCCACAACTGCCGCCGGTGACTTTTACTTGGTTTCTCCTCATTCGCCGCACTCTTCTGTGGTTCATCACCAGCCCGGTATTCGGCATCATCTTCTGCTTTGCGACCAACCGAGCGGCGCGGTCTTCGAAGGAGCCCAGAACCCACCACCCCCTGCCTGCAGTCCAATGGTCGACCACCCCGGCAGGTGTTAGGATCCATGGACGCCGCTGTGTTCTACGAGGGGGACTGTCCATCCTTCGGCGACAGCAAGGCCGCCCACGGCCACAACCCCAAGGGGGGGTGCAGACAGTCCATGACGGAGCTGGCCATCGCGGACCATGAGAAAGCCATAGACTTCAGCGCCTACCTGGAGTCGAGCGCGCCGGAGCGCCGAGTTGCCCGCGCCGCGGAGCCGCTCCGCCGGGAGGACCTGTACTCCACTTTCCTGGGGGAAGAGGGCAAAGCCCGGCGCGCAGCCTCCTTGGAAAACTACCGAAGCTACTTCACTTTGACCAATTTTGGGTCCTGTCAGTCCAGCAGCAGCCCCTTGGACGCGAACCTGAGGAGCTACTCGGAATTGTCGGAGAGCCGGGTGGAGGCTGGGTCCGCCCACCCGCACCAGCATCATCCTGCTTATTTCAAAGCCGAACTCAAGCAGGAGGTGAAGGAGGACCCGAGGATGGAGAGCCGCGCCTCCGGCTACGAGGTGAGACCCTACATGCACTACCAGTCCACCCCCAGCGTGGGCAACGTGTCCAccgcctcctcctgctccagccccCCCGGGACGCCCACCACGCCGGACGGGAGCCGCTCGTCGGGCCGCCAGGGCAGGAGCGCCGGTGGCGGCAAGGCGAAGAAGCGCCTGGACAGGGACAGCGAGGAGTACAAGCAGCGGCGGGAGCGCAACAACATCGCGGTGCGCAAGAGCCGCGACAAGGCGAAGATGCGCAACCTGGAGACGCAGAACAAAGTGCTCGAGCTGTCCGTGGAGAACGAGCGGCTGCAGAAGCGCGTGGAGCAGCTGTCGCGCGAGCTGGCCACGCTGCGGAACCTGCTGTCCGCGACGGGTCGgtgctgaccccccccccccacgggggacacgttccaaaaaaaacacggcacggggaaaaaaaaaaaaaaaaaaaaaaggacaatgaaCTTGTGCGCCGTCGTGCAGGTGTACTGACGCACCCTGGATGGAAATCACTGTTATTCacagtattattaataataatgatacgGAATAAATGGTTTAATTTCTCGGCGAAACGCGAGATCGCCGAGAGGTGGAAGAAACTTTAACACGCATTATTGGTGCCTGAACATGTATGTAAGAAGCCACTGTGAGACACCTTCTTGTTCTGTTCTCCTTTttgtccgtttttttttttttttttttttacgtttctGCTGTCAAATTCGgtgttattatatttataatgtaaTGCAACGGCTGTCAAAAACGAGAAGTGGATTAGACATGTATGATGCAACCCAATGTAACAGTATTGGTAGGCAGTGAAATGATCTGTGATAGATACATAGCCTACAaacacgtgtttttttttttttttttttttttaaagaattgtagatatgaaataatattttatattaaaactgtttgttttttacttaaaaaacaATCCGTCGCTCAGTTTCTGGAGAGTGGTCACTGCTGGATTCCGCCTCTATAACCTGCTTTCCCAGACACACCGTGTCAACTGTCTGCATTTCAGgattgctgttgtttttatgtgtgGTATTATTTGCTTTGTGGTAATTGgcttaatgtatttcagagtATAAAGAGGAGGCGAtcattgcaggaaaaaaaaagccaccctGGTGCGCATGAAACATTAAGGGTCTGATAAGTTAATTGCATCAGACCACAACGCAATAATGCTGCAAGCTCCCGATTTTATTGCACTAGTATATTAAAGAACTCTTTCTGGCTGCAGTGAACTGCTCTGTTTTGGCCCAGACATGTGAGAATTAATTCTTTCTGCACAAACATATTTTAACCCGAACCTACTTTCCTccgcttgtttttttttttttttccgtcctTTATCTTTTGTTGGTCTTTTCTCAACAGAGAACCGAAAAGCCAGCAGTGCTGAAACCCAGTCGATAAATGTGACCAGGGGGAAGTTTGTTAGACTTTGATCtaattttagctttaatttcaatttacgAAGGAAAATTCCGATTTATGAAGGAAACATTCCAGCGTGAGTACCTGTACAAAGAGCACTGTGAAACAAGATGCGTTTTACAACTTCGGTGTCAAGTTATTAGCCtcatgaaattaaacaaaactaaTAAATGATACATACGATTCATTGCTTCGTTTTCATTCTGGTGATACAGGccaaataaatactaaatacttgATGAAATCTTACGTAACACGTAGAAAGACGATCACAAGGAACCGCTTTAATTGTAAGAAAATAACATgtcagcaaacaaacaaaattacagGCAACGCCTCATACTGttgatattaaaatgtattaagtGCATGACGATATCTTTCAAGTACTATGTTAAATTGCAGTTAACAGTGGTTTATTTATAGGAGCCAAAATGCTCAAAATGGAATAGGGCTTTCGTTAGGAACCTCAATCTGTTGGATTCATTATCTTTGTATCtataattcattatttttttgcatcctGCTGAAATAAAGGTAGTCCTAAGGGTAGGGATTAATAATGTCACAAAGTCTTTTCTCAGTCTGATGCATAAGTCTCTAGGATTATCAGTTccaaataaaacagaagcacaaaagCCCTGTAATGATTCAATTGTTgggatatacagtacagtacagtattatccACAGCAATGATACAATCACAATATATAACTGATGGAGAAAATGATGGtttgcaaagaaaacagaaaacaaaggagctctgcatttcttttaaaaaaaaaaaaaaaaacctccagaaTGTATCACATGCAAAAGTGGGAAAGTGTGCACAAATGACTCAGAATCGGTTCGGAGaggtggctctgtgtgtgtgtgtgtgtgtgtgtgtgtgtgtgtgtgtgtgtgtgtgttgggtttcCATATTTGCCATTTGTTATTCGTGAAcctgctggcaaaaaaaaaaaaaaaaaaaaacatcttaccAGCTCGTTATTATTGTCTTATTGCTTATATAATTTAAAGTGGACGTTTTTCTGGAGTTATTCAGATACTAAAGCGCGTGTTCATTTTGGGACTCGAACCTAGTACCCTCTGccttatttcattcatttcagggGCCATGCAGACCGCAGAAAGACAGCACTGACTCAGATTTCAAACCACAACAATGGGGAACATTAATTTAGTTCACATCcctattcatattcatattatgCCTGCTCATATTATTATATGTTATATCATAATTAAGTCAGCAGTTGACAGTTAAgaaattattagttttttttattggctGGAAGTAAAAATCAAATCAGTACTTGttatttaaagttattattTCAGTGGTCCACCTGTACTCAGTTAAGGTGTATTGAAAGAAAGGGAACATCTGTAAGTCTATTGACTCAAGAGGAACTAAAGTAAATATTGTAACTCATAATGGAGAAGACCAGGGAATTTCCATGTCACTcactttttgttcattttgcaatATCATTCCCAAAGCATTTTATGGATTTTAAATCAGTCAGCTGACTTCATTGCTTTACTTTGTCATGGAACAATTAAGGCTCTTGCTATAAGAACtagggaagaaaaacaaaacaaaacaaaaaaaacaactagaCTCAAAGCTCCAAGAAAGTTTAAAGTGGTGTTATTTCTAACCTTCCTGAAGACAAATCTGGAAACCTGCATATAACTGCACGCTTAAACAAAGGCTTTAGGTGTaagtgcaaaacaaaaatttatcTGACTGCATGTAAGTTTTCCCTGCATTTCTGGTTCAggctattattataataaatttcACAGAGAAGGATTAACTCTGAAACCTCGTTCAAATTTAACAGGTTTACTAAATTGAATTATCACAGTTGGCTATTTttaaagaacatgcaaatttgtaCTCTCATCAGTGGAGTAGCTGAAGATATTTGATTGCAGTAGGACATTTAAGAATTTCTAAGTTTAAAACTGGACTGCTAACAATGCTTCCCTTCTGATGAACCCTAAAATAACAAATCTGacatatttttgacatttactaATTTCAGACTATGGTTTAATCCACTTTGAAACAAAATACCTATAtgacataaaaagaaaataggTGATGTAAAGCAAAAACCGGagtaatgcatttacatttgtggcTTCTGAATTCTGAAACTGTTACAGTATTTCATGACAGTTTTCTTTAGGATATTACTTTGTTATTTTGGGCTTGATACATGGACTTCCCAGGGACTGCCTCTCCTTCGTGACACTATTCCTTAAGTCCCCTTCCGGAGAAAAATCGGGGAAAAGGGTCTCCAACGATCAAAATGTGACGGATTGTCTGCTCCCAGGCCGAAAGGTGGTGCACATGACGGCGAAGAACCGCACTCTGCCCAGTTTACTAACCGTTGCTGGACATTGCACAACACTTCAAACATCCTCTTTCATCTGTACCTTCTATTTCAATGACGCAACACtgaaaaactgctgtttcacagtcgCAAAAAGGCCGCTGTGCTCAGGTTTTGCAACCAAAATAGTCACGCGCAGGTCCGTAAATAAAATTTCTGCGCCGCATTCCGTGGCTGTGACATTTCGGGAAGCTGTATTAAGGGTAACGTAAGGTGAAACATTACAAATTCTGGAATCATCCTAGAGGCAGTCTACGTTTTCCGGCTTTGGCCGTGACCGAACCATAACGATGCTCTACTTCAATGGTTTTAGACTGAAATGGTGTATTGGGTACGGGGTATCACATGGACTGGTGTCTACAGGCCAATCCACGTTGATGGGAGTTACATGAGAGAGGAGGCCCGCGTGATTCATTCTCTCGGCCACCATTCCAGGCGCTCGGGTATCGCGCTTCTGGCGGAACTCGATCGAGATGAAAGCCGCTGGGTCCACCGTGTCGTACGAGAGCACAGATCTACGCTCTTAGTAATTTCTCCATTTCCTCAGTGGCCCGAACGCACACTGATTTTATGCAAGTGGAATTTCCCACGCAGCTTTTTCTGGAAGTAAAACTCAGGCacccttttttctttcaaatttacGGTTAACGAAGCTAATCTTGTCAGTAAATTTAGCGTTATGTCATCCACGGAGCTCGCCATTAACCCCTTCCAGCCCAAACCTCCGCGTTGCCATTCGAACGATTTgctttgtccccccccccaaccccacaggTGCAACGTCACAAAGTGACGGGAGGGTTGTTGCACAAGATTACAGCAGTTTATTTTCGCTAGGCTGCGAAATGATATTTCACGATACGTCCGTaaattgtgcatttttgctgctgggtttttatccatttgtttttcagattgATTAGATTATTTTTTGATGACATGCTGTGCTGACCAATTTTAAACAAGCACTTCTTGAATAAACTGCATAGTGAACTGCATAAGTTGATGTAAGTCAGCACAGATATGATCTGATGTCAGTAGCATGACAACTGGCCAGTTAATGGGGGACTAAATATTTATTACCAGGAGTACTCGAGGGAGTTAAGCGGAGGCTTTCTCGAAGAGTGGGGCGCACCACTGGTCCCTTGTATTCGTTACACGTCTTGTTTTTTCGACTAAATCGAACAGCTTTCTGGCTCCTCCTGTTGTTGCAGACTGGTAATATTATCCACGTATAATTCCGGCAGACTGCAAAGACCAACGCGAAGTTTCGTTTTTCTCGTTCACATACAGCGATGCTAAGCCGACAGGACTGTCAGAGTCTGAAAACGAATATTAAAGCAGCTGTTCCTGCGCCCGTTTGCTTTACTGCATTGCGCAATGACTTGTGTCCGATCCCTCCGAAACGGAGAAGGCCATTCGCAATCCAGCTGGAATAAGCCACGCAATGTCATGGTCTTGGCCCGTGCCATGTTTCACAGACATAGTGGAAATCCTCACCATTTCTTGGATTCTCAGTACCCGCTGGACTCCCACGGCTGCTGGGACACAACAGTCAGGTCAAAGCGGTTTCCATCTTCCATCTGATCAGTATTGCAACACAGCCGCCTCCTTCATCTCTTTTCTTCTTCAGCGCTTGTGGTCATCAAGGAGTCATCACCATGGAACCAGTGGCTTCCGTCAGGCTTTCGTCCCTTTGCACAGGGGTAACTAACCTTCTGGAGGATTTCATTGAAAATGTTACACGCCTGACGCACCCCTTCAGGTGTGGCCAACCGACAGCCACAAAACTGCCACAACATGAGAACacttatgaaaaacaaatgtatttcttaGTTTCAAAGATGTAGTCGTTTAATTTTGCTACAGGACATCATTTCCTGTGCGATGATTCAGGTTTTATCTCACTACAAGCCAAAAGGGGGATGCACATACCAGGTTATGGTTTGAGTATCAGGATTTCAGTCCTAATAAATGTTTCCACACAAAGGGCCAGAAATACACAGTATcgacatactgtaaatactgtattcaTGCACTGCTGTGTGTAAAAATGATCATCGTTAAGGTAAAAGAAAAGACTTTGATGCTGCTGGGAACCAGTATCACAGGGCAGATCTTTTCTCACCCGCTATCAAGACCACACTGAGTCATTTGAGGTTCTGTCCTCTAACTCTGCAGAAATAACACCTCCTCAGCGGACTTAGTTGGAAGATTGTTTACTGACCATCTAGAACGCGACCAATAATTTTTTGGGCTACACACTTGAGCGTTTAGTAGATTTCAACTCAGCCGGGAAGTTCCAAGCTAATTATTAACCAGAGGACACATATTGGAGGGAATTGCAGGGCACAGTTAACTTGTCTTCCAATAAGTGTCGACGTGGAGGGTGAAACAAG encodes:
- the LOC114909438 gene encoding CCAAT/enhancer-binding protein beta-like, with the protein product MDAAVFYEGDCPSFGDSKAAHGHNPKGGCRQSMTELAIADHEKAIDFSAYLESSAPERRVARAAEPLRREDLYSTFLGEEGKARRAASLENYRSYFTLTNFGSCQSSSSPLDANLRSYSELSESRVEAGSAHPHQHHPAYFKAELKQEVKEDPRMESRASGYEVRPYMHYQSTPSVGNVSTASSCSSPPGTPTTPDGSRSSGRQGRSAGGGKAKKRLDRDSEEYKQRRERNNIAVRKSRDKAKMRNLETQNKVLELSVENERLQKRVEQLSRELATLRNLLSATGRC